A region of Ictidomys tridecemlineatus isolate mIctTri1 chromosome 4, mIctTri1.hap1, whole genome shotgun sequence DNA encodes the following proteins:
- the LOC101969285 gene encoding olfactory receptor 2AT4-like, with product MEITPCNGSGDSSVIFYLTGIPSLPKSLFLPIFFIFLLLYLLILVGNALILVAVVAEPSLHKPMYFFLINLSALDILFTTTTIPKMLSLFLLGDRLLSFPACFLQMYLFHGLSCSEAFLLVVMAYDRYVAICRPLHYPVHMTPQTNAALAASAWLTALLLPIPAVVQTSQMAFDNTAYIYHCFCDHLAVVQASCSDTTPQALMGFCIAMVVSFLPLLLVLLSYAHILASVLRIRSREGRSKAFSTCSSHLLVVGTYYSSIAVAYVAYRADLPLDFHIMGNVAFAILTPVLNPLIYTLRNKDVKAAIAKIACPQEPKNIGIP from the coding sequence ATGGAGATCACACCCTGTAATGGATCAGGGGACTCCTCCGTCATCTTCTACCTTACGGGCATTCCCTCTCTTCCAAAATCCCTCTTCCTTCCTATCTTCttcatcttccttctcctctaCCTACTCATCCTCGTGGGCAATGCCCTGATCCTGGTGGCCGTGGTGGCAGAGCCCAGCCTCCACaagcccatgtacttcttcctaaTTAATCTCTCAGCCCTGGACATTCTCTTTACTACAACCACTATCCCCAAGATGCTGTCCCTATTCCTGCTTGGGGACCGCCTCCTCAGCTTCCCGGCCTGCTTTCTGCAGATGTACCTGTTCCATGGCCTCAGCTGCTCAGAAGCCTTCCTCCTGGTGgtcatggcctatgaccgctacgTGGCCATCTGCCGCCCACTGCACTACCCTGTCCACATGACCCCACAGACTAACGCTGCACTGGCGGCCAGTGCCTGGCTCACCGCCCTCCTCCTGCCCATCCCAGCAGTGGTCCAGACCTCCCAGATGGCATTCGACAACACTGCCTACATCTATCACTGCTTCTGTGACCACCTGGCTGTGGTCCAGGCCTCCTGCTCCGACACCACCCCCCAGGCCCTCATGGGCTTCTGCATCGCCATGGTggtctccttcctcccccttctcctggTGCTTCTGTCCTACGCTCACATCCTGGCCTCAGTGCTTCGCATCAGATCCCGAGAAGGACGTtccaaggccttctccacctgcagcTCCCACCTCCTGGTGGTGGGCACCTACTACTCGTCCATTGCTGTGGCCTATGTGGCCTACAGGGCTGACCTGCCCCTGGACTTCCACATCATGGGCAATGTGGCCTTTGCTATTCTCACACCTGTCCTCAACCCCCTCATTTACACACTGAGAAACAAGGATGTCAAAGCAGCCATTGCCAAAATAGCATGTCCCCAGGAGCCAAAGAACATTGGGATTCCCTGA